In one Bacillus rossius redtenbacheri isolate Brsri chromosome 11, Brsri_v3, whole genome shotgun sequence genomic region, the following are encoded:
- the LOC134536419 gene encoding uncharacterized protein LOC134536419: MTTAEAMYKWNESRRMRLVGGYCPPIPAKRIIAPLPAQHHVVVQTPVKLYNAVSDGVRRPEVLSRHDLDIAYLQVWYDDKLPGASIVNTRHDQMMVEMSDLELSIDKISLTVAKCASVRRDKTTLKPVLRTMMPARRDRSQTESVLSIKRNTNAPVLTNEMDPEFICALLFDNFVESFVIDRALFEAFGDNELDVNPWLIQEWLTRQPPNVAAACESSEPLSMLWYGVFDFMIKSDVKPPLDKTAVNTYASVQCISYQKKDISVIFCPVFCSMCERLMAVLAPNVLIFSDLSVTEFEDMVNDRFNAALLDVAAQVEIDMSKYDKSQSRAALEFQCRLYADLGMSAELIAIWRDAHLRSTIVDRMNGVKFDVECQRKSGDAKHFLRKTVFLMSVLAACYDFSDVMFGIFAGDDSVLYFRPGVFVEYDPSQRMADLFNLEAKLLKKYHFPYFCSKFLVVADGWLHFVPDPLKFVTKLDRCDIRDEQHLKEYATSCEDSMARMFNDLMAQKLAFGVSERYGGTIYDITKLLRVLHAVVARGLKDLFKT, from the coding sequence ATGACCACGGCTGAAGCCATGTACAAGTGGAATGAAAGTCGTAGAATGCGACTTGTCGGCGGTTATTGTCCACCAATACCTGCCAAGCGGATAATCGCACCTCTACCGGCCCAGCATCATGTTGTGGTGCAGACTCCTGTTAAACTGTACAATGCTGTATCTGACGGGGTGCGGCGACCTGAGGTATTGAGTAGACATGATCTTGACATAGCCTATCTGCAGGTTTGGTACGACGATAAGTTGCCTGGTGCGTCAATTGTGAATACGCGGCACGATCAGATGATGGTTGAAATGAGCGATCTCGAGTTGTCCATAGACAAGATCTCATTGACTGTTGCGAAGTGCGCTAGCGTCAGGAGAGACAAGACTACGTTGAAACCTGTGTTGCGAACGATGATGCCGGCACGTCGAGATCGGTCGCAAACTGAATCAGTCTTGAGCATCAAGCGAAACACAAACGCGCCGGTGCTCACTAATGAGATGGATCCAGAGTTTATTTGTGCCTTGTTATTCGACAACTTTGTTGAGTCGTTCGTCATTGATAGGGCGCTTTTTGAAGCCTTTGGAGACAATGAGTTGGACGTTAACCCTTGGTTGATCCAAGAGTGGTTGACGAGGCAGCCGCCGAACGTCGCTGCAGCGTGTGAGTCATCTGAGCCTCTCAGCATGCTGTGGTATGGTGTATTTGACTTCATGATCAAAAGTGACGTCAAACCACCACTGGACAAGACCGCAGTGAACACCTACGCAAGTGTCCAGTGTATATCATATCAGAAGAAAGACATAAGCGTAATCTTTTGTCCGGTTTTCTGTTCAATGTGTGAGAGGCTCATGGCTGTTTTGGCACCGAATGTCCTCATCTTTAGTGACCTTTCGGTCACGGAGTTTGAGGATATGGTCAACGACAGGTTCAACGCGGCGTTGCTGGACGTTGCTGCTCAAGTTGAGATAGACATGTCGAAGTACGACAAGTCTCAGTCGCGGGCAGCGTTGGAATTTCAATGTCGTCTTTACGCTGATCTTGGCATGAGCGCGGAGCTCATCGCGATATGGAGGGACGCTCATTTGCGTTCCACTATCGTTGACCGCATGAACGGCGTTAAGTTTGATGTTGAGTGTCAGCGCAAGTCTGGTGACGCAAAGCACTTTCTTCGGAAAACTGTGTTTCTGATGTCTGTGCTTGCAGCGTGTTACGACTTTAGCGATGTCATGTTTGGTATCTTTGCTGGTGATGATAGTGTCCTGTATTTCAGACCCGGCGTCTTTGTCGAGTATGACCCATCTCAGCGAATGGCGGATCTCTTCAATCTTGAGGCCAAGTTGCTAAAGAAGTACCACTTCCCTTACTTCTGCTCGAAGTTCCTAGTAGTCGCAGATGGATGGTTGCACTTCGTTCCAGATCCATTGAAGTTCGTAACCAAACTGGATAGGTGCGATATTCGAGACGAACAACATCTCAAAGAGTACGCGACGTCGTGTGAGGACAGTATGGCCAGAATGTTCAATGACCTGATGGCCCAGAAATTGGCCTTCGGTGTGAGCGAGCGTTATGGGGGGACGATCTATGACATCACGAAACTTCTCAGAGTCTTGCACGCCGTCGTTGCTAGGGGGTTGAAAGACCTATTCAAAACCTAG